The following nucleotide sequence is from Oncorhynchus clarkii lewisi isolate Uvic-CL-2024 chromosome 6, UVic_Ocla_1.0, whole genome shotgun sequence.
aactgaaaaattgggcgtgcaaaattattcagcccctttactttcagtgcagcaaactctctccagaagttcagtgaggatctctgaatgatccaatgttgacctaaatgactaatgatgataaatacaatccacctgtgtgtaatcaagtctccgtataaatgcacctgcactgtgatagtctcagaggtccgtcaaaagcgcagagatcatcatgaagaacaaggaacacaccaggcaggtccgagatactgttgtgaagaagtttaaagccggatttggatacaaaaagatttcccaagctttaaacatcccaaggagcactgtgcaagcgataatattgaaatctaccaagacctggccgtccctctaaactttcagctcatacaaggagaagactgatcagagatgcagccaagaggcccatgatcactctggatgaactgcagagatctacagctgaggtgggagactctgtccataggacaacaatcagtcgtatattgcacaaatctggcctttatggaagagtggcaagaagaaagccatttcttaaagatatccataaaaagtgttgtttaaagtttgccacaagccacctgggagacacaccaaacatgtggaagaaggtgctctggtcagatgaaaccaaaattgaactttttggcaacaatgcaaaacgttatgtttggcgtaaaagcaacacagctcatcaccctgaacacaccatccccactgtcaaacatggtggtggcagcatcatggtttgggcctgcttttcttcagcagggacagggaagatggttaaaattgatgggaagatggatggagccaaatacaggaccattctggaagaaaacctgatggagtctgcaaaagacctgagactgggacggagatttgtcttccaacaagacaatgatccaaaacataaagcaaaatctacaatggaatggttcaaaaataaacatatccaggtgttagaatggccaagtcaaagtccagacctgaatccaatcgagaatctgtggaaagaactgaaaactgctgttcacaaatgctctccatccaacctcactgagctcgagctgttttgcaaggaggaatgggaaaaaatgtcagtctctcgatgtgcaaaactgatagagacataccccaagcgacttacagctgtaatcgcaacaaaaggtggcgctacaaagtattaacttaagggggctgaataattttgcacgcccaatttttcagtttttgatttgttaaaaaagtttgaaatatccaataaatgtcgttccacttcatgattgtgtcccacttgttgttgattcttcacaaaaaaatacagttttatatctttatgtttgaagcctgaaatgtggcaaaaggtcgcaaagttcaagggggccgaatactttcgcaaggcactgtatatgaaaagCTAGCAGGTATCATCTGTTTTTTGTATTCTCAGCGGACCCCCGATGTCATGTGTTCCGCCCAGCAGACGCTGGACATGAGTTCCAACCTTCCCACCAACAACAGCCCGTTCTCCAACTCCTTGCCGCGGCCTGCCAAGGACCCTGCCGAATCCCAAACAGCAGTCTTCAACAGTGCAGAGGCCCTGAGCACCATACAGAAGCAGGACATCGCTCTCACCAACTCCTTCCCCGTGCCTGCAGACTCTCTACTCCAACCTGGGCCTCAGCAGTTCCTCCTGGAGCCCAGAGAGGGGCTTGGTCAGGACAGGGCTGGCAACAATGCTGGGGCGGTAGGGAGGCTCAGTCAACAAGTGGAGGCCCCTCAACCTGCCCCCCAGCAGCACCAGCTGCCCATATTCCCCCCAGACGATGTGGCCCAACTGGAACAAGCAGTGAGACAACTGCAGGCAAAAGGGTACTGCAGCCAGCAGCAACAGCGACAACAGCAacagattcaacaacaacaaattcagcaacaacagcagcaacaaaTTCAGCAACAACAGCAACTACAGCAACAGCAACTACAGCAACAGCAACTACAGCAACAGCAACAGGTTCAGCAGCAACAGGTTCAGCAGCAACAGGTTCAGCAGCAACAGGTTCAGCAGCAACAGATTCAGCAGCAACAGATTCAGCAGCAACAAATTCAACACCAACAAATTCAACACCAACAACAGCAACAGCATGTGTTGGAGAACCTGCGGCAGGAGCTGTTTAAATCACAGATGCCAATGCAGTGTGGCATATTTCAGGGCGGTTCTCTAGGTGAGAACGCTGAACAGCAGGGTTCCCAGCAGGGCATGGTGCAGAACCATGGTTCCCTCTTTCAGCAGGCCCAACAGCAGCAGAGGCAACAACAGAAACAGCAGCAGCAAGCAGCACTCTTTCAGCAAGCCAATGAGCTCCTCTCCATTCAGACCAACTTCCTCCATCAGACCCCTTCtcatccctctccacccctcttccaTAACCCCAGCCCCCTGGCTGAGGCACAGGACCCACAGGGGGCGCTGTTCCACACTCAGAAGGCCTCTCCCACCCAGGACCAGGTCCAGGCAACCCTCTTCCAGAACACCCTGACAGTGTTGAGTAGGACCAGCCTCTCCCCAGAGCAGCCCCCCTCTGCCGCCAACCTGTTCCTCCCCCAGAGTGCCCTGTCTGGTCAGCTCTCCGCTAGCGGcagccagcagcagcagctggcCTTCCTCAGTGCCCTTCAGACCTCTGCCCCTGAGCCCCAGTCAGTGTTCCAGGCTCAGACCCAGCTTTCTCCTATCCAGCAGGGGACCCCCATGGAGCAGCAGCAGCCCTCTCAGCCTCAGCCACCTCAGCAGAACTCTATATTTCAGAACATCTCCCCTCATCCACCTGCAAACACTCTCTCTCAGACCCAGCAGCAGCAGGCTGGCCTACTGTTCTGCAGCAAACACCTCTCCACTCCAGAGCAGCCCCCCAGTCTGCTGTTCAGTGGCCAGGGCCAGATGCCCTCCATGAGCAGCAGCAGCCTGAACTCTCAGGAGCCCCAAAACCCCTCCATGCTGTTCTCTCAGGCCAGCATGGTGACTGTTAGCCAGCAGGAATCCTCTGAGCCCATGACTTTCCAGGACCAGAGCCAGGTGGTGGGGAACCCCTCAGAGCCTCGCCATCACGGCCTGTTCCAAGAGCAGCAGCCCATGCAGCTGATCACCAGCTCCAACAACGGCCCAGAGCagcccatctctctcttcatgcCCCAATCCAACATATCTGCCCTGCAGGGTTGCATGGCTGCCCGGGAACTCCCGCAGACAGGCATCTTCAGCACTCAGAATGGGGTGGCAGGCCTgcagaccaccacctcctcccccgTACAGCAGCCAGGGTCTCTGTTCCAGACAGCAGTCAGTGGGAGCCTCAACCAGCCCAGCGAGGCCCAGCAGCCAGGCCTCTTCCTCTTTGGGATTCAGAATGGTAAGGATTCATGATTATGTGATCTGTCCTTTTATCAAATGTCATCTTTTTTTTAATATGCTCCAGAAAAGCGTATGACATTGTTTGGTTTTCGTTAACATTTCATGTGGCATGTAGTCAGTGACTACCCCTTTCTTCCCCATACAGAGTGTGGCCAGCTGATAACCTCTCCTGGAACCACTCTGTCTGATCAGATCATTGCCATCAGTCAGTCTggtcagaaccagagagagagcgaggcccAGATCCAGTCGCTGCTCAACCAGTCCATGTCTGAGTCAGGGAGCATGCAGAACAGCATGACCGCCTCCCAGAACATGGAGAAGATAGATGACCTGCTTGTCAGCCTGCAGGAGCAGGGCAACAACCTCACTCGCTCCTACTAGgcctgctataggtttcaggtgAATGCTCATCTCTCTATAAACATGTTAAAAAGTTTGGTTTAACAATGTGTTTAAAACGGTTGTACTTTCGTTGTTCATTTTAAACATCTTTGAGGGTATCTCAGAAAGCAGGATTAACCATTTGGAATTCTAGTTCCAATTTGAATCACTGACTACTGTTCACATGCTTCTATGTCTTTAAACATGTAATTGCCCCTCCCTTTAGGAGCCCAGAAGACCCCCAGTGTGGACCCCCATTACAGATGGCAGAAGACCCCCAGTGTGGACTCCCATTACAGACGGCAGAAGACCCCCGGTGTGGACCCCCATTACAGATGGCAGAAGACCCCGGTGTGGACCCCCATTACAGATGGCATAAgaatgaaaacaaacccaatggTGGGCTCCTGTCCGAACTCCAAGTTACATGTAAGCCTCAGCGGCCTTTTTCTCCAAGGACAGTCTTCATGTGTAGATGCTCCACAGTGGCACCGAGCGGGGCACCAGTCCTCCACTGCATCTAAACCTGGACCTCAAAATAGGACATAGGTTGTAGTCACCCCACAACTGTCATTGTATCTCGCAGCTAGTCGCCTCCAGCTCTTAATGAAACATGACACTATGTAATGTTTGGCTAACTCATCAGTTCTCAGAGCAGCACTTTGCGGTGTGGTTTTATAAGGATGGTGGTGGAAGCTAGCACAGCATTCTGTCTTCTCCAGGACCAGAGTGTGGACTCACAATTGTTTATAACGCATTGTTGTCCTTTTTATACGATATTAAAAGTATTTTAGGAAATAGCAAAAGAAAATATACAATTAATGAAAAATAAACCTTTGTAATATATTTTGACTTTAGTTCTTTCAGCACTTTATGATGCTTTCCTTTTGTGGCCAGTTACTCATTAAGTTGGCCTATGCATTCGCTAGTCAGCTATTTAGTCAGTACATCTCCAACTTTATTACTCATGCATGTGTTTTGAGTTATGGCTTTAGTTATTTTATTGTTCCTTTCATGAAATACCAGTTTCTTATTGGCAGCCATCTTTCCATTACCCATTCATGAGAATAACTCCAAATATTTGAGTATTACACCATGGATTTCTTTCCCTTATTAGACTCTGTAGTACGAGAGATGCTCTAGATTAGGGTCAATGTGGATCAAGAGAAAAAAATCATCCAGCCTTTAAATTATTAATTTCCAGTCTACATAATTAAATAGGCCTATATTTTGAATAAATCAGAACCATATATGCGTACCATATACCAGTGTGCACGGTTGTCTGATGTAATTAAAGAGTATATTGTTATTTGTATCATTCTATTGCAAATGTAGATAATGTGTTGTTTTGTGATGATGTCTCCATGGAAGATGTTTGTATTAGCTCACGTCTGGCACGCACAAACTGGACTTTTATCCATAGATCAGAGAGGAGTTTTCCGTATGTTTGTCTTACTGTAAAATACCAACTCTCTTGCCTACAGTGGGACACCCCAGGACCTGAGTCTAGGCCTCAAGTCACAGCCTCCTTTTTCGTCTTCATGAATGACCAGTTTTATGGCTCATATTGTTTGGTGTGTTCATATTTGTCGTTTGAGACTCGCCATGTTTTGACAGGAAGAAAGTGGTGAAAGTGACTGGAGCAGTTATCTGTTTTGCCTTGAGCATGAATGGTTGTTTGTAGTTGGATTATTAGTGTCAGGCGTGATATACAGATGaatgatcttaatttgatcactcttttgttgctgagaattttcctgcattGGAAGAAAaacttttttattattatttgtattttataatttttgtatatatttttgttgtactttttaccccgaatttcatgatatccaattggtagttagtcttgtacCATCGCTGCAACTGCAACTGCAACACGACTCTGCCAAGCCgctctgcttcttgacacacagcTCGCTTGTGTGTCAAATTTCGActtagaaatttcagacttgatttaccctaattaaaaatgtatcaacctctacaaaaatgtccattaattataatccacagaataattcacatttccttttgctgcaggattatttttctgctatagcaaactagctcaaattaagaccctacaCCTGTACTGCTGCGAAACTGGTTTGTGCTTTTATTCTTTACATGTGAGTATTGGGCTGGAGTGGAGCCAACAGTAAGATTGTGTCTTGTTTTTTGTCTGAATCTGAGTATACACATGAACAAGGGACTGGTCTCTGATGACAACAATAACAGCTTCGTTGAGtgcctccatctttctctcttagTGTTGTATTTTATTGTGTGTTCTTAACATCATTACCTTTTTTTCACTTTAAAAACAAGCAGATTTTTAAAATGGAGAGTATTTAAATTATTTTTAGTAATGTGATTGGTGGGGCCCCATATTCCCCATCCCAGAGCTTGAGCTGTGTTCTTTTAGATATTTAAAGGGACCCTACTCATGAAGAATGAACCGTTAAGTTGCTTTGGAGAAAAGAGCTGTCTGTGATTGGCCTTCTTCAACTCTTGTGAAATACTAGTAGTTTTGTTTCCAGTAGTCATGAGTATTTGTGAATTTTTATCATATT
It contains:
- the LOC139411448 gene encoding nuclear factor of activated T-cells 5-like isoform X2; amino-acid sequence: MAQEVESVYDLLPKELQLPSSTQQNPAAAMSQKSGGEAVPPPSAALDSDATNVSSSMTMGGPRSAFPTSSSSIVHSTTSATDQTSAHTGIAAPDEGVSSRAVAEMLGAEGGTGNSGSAGGGRAGGEKGGGAGSLGGGGRGGASQEAQQHHQMTPSKRRTVLNISPPPEDLFDDSRMSCQEDQLQDSEQSNSIWMDDSASNFSIVSSSSYNDNTEVPRKSRKRTPRQRPGPKPASAEEASMDVFDADSAKGPHFVLSQLGSDSKACTKGSSADGSQTTHQKCGTLASQFPQKSECKELKILVQPETQHRARYLTEGSRGSVKDRTQQGFPTLKLEGVNEAVVLQVFVGNDAGRVKPHGFYQACRVTGRNTTACKEVDIEGTTVIEVSLDPSNNMTLAVDCVGILKLRNADVEARIGVAGSKKKSTRARLVFRVNISRPDGSVLTLQTPSSPILCTQPAGVPEILKKSLHSCSVRGGEEVFIIGKNFLKDTKVIFQENVSDEKCWKAEAEIDMELFHQNHLIVKVPPYQNPAIASAVCVGIYVVTNAGRSHDVQPFTYTPEPVDISVKKEVPSPGKPCPFDQRMKVIDGALMPPMLPLVKREEVTPMEISSNLPSAGVFKRTPDVMCSAQQTLDMSSNLPTNNSPFSNSLPRPAKDPAESQTAVFNSAEALSTIQKQDIALTNSFPVPADSLLQPGPQQFLLEPREGLGQDRAGNNAGAVGRLSQQVEAPQPAPQQHQLPIFPPDDVAQLEQAVRQLQAKGYCSQQQQRQQQQIQQQQIQQQQQQQIQQQQQLQQQQLQQQQLQQQQQVQQQQVQQQQVQQQQVQQQQIQQQQIQQQQIQHQQIQHQQQQQHVLENLRQELFKSQMPMQCGIFQGGSLGENAEQQGSQQGMVQNHGSLFQQAQQQQRQQQKQQQQAALFQQANELLSIQTNFLHQTPSHPSPPLFHNPSPLAEAQDPQGALFHTQKASPTQDQVQATLFQNTLTVLSRTSLSPEQPPSAANLFLPQSALSGQLSASGSQQQQLAFLSALQTSAPEPQSVFQAQTQLSPIQQGTPMEQQQPSQPQPPQQNSIFQNISPHPPANTLSQTQQQQAGLLFCSKHLSTPEQPPSLLFSGQGQMPSMSSSSLNSQEPQNPSMLFSQASMVTVSQQESSEPMTFQDQSQVVGNPSEPRHHGLFQEQQPMQLITSSNNGPEQPISLFMPQSNISALQGCMAARELPQTGIFSTQNGVAGLQTTTSSPVQQPGSLFQTAVSGSLNQPSEAQQPGLFLFGIQNECGQLITSPGTTLSDQIIAISQSGQNQRESEAQIQSLLNQSMSESGSMQNSMTASQNMEKIDDLLVSLQEQGNNLTRSY
- the LOC139411448 gene encoding nuclear factor of activated T-cells 5-like isoform X1, which produces MPSDFISLLSADLDLNSPKSLYSKESVYDLLPKELQLPSSTQQNPAAAMSQKSGGEAVPPPSAALDSDATNVSSSMTMGGPRSAFPTSSSSIVHSTTSATDQTSAHTGIAAPDEGVSSRAVAEMLGAEGGTGNSGSAGGGRAGGEKGGGAGSLGGGGRGGASQEAQQHHQMTPSKRRTVLNISPPPEDLFDDSRMSCQEDQLQDSEQSNSIWMDDSASNFSIVSSSSYNDNTEVPRKSRKRTPRQRPGPKPASAEEASMDVFDADSAKGPHFVLSQLGSDSKACTKGSSADGSQTTHQKCGTLASQFPQKSECKELKILVQPETQHRARYLTEGSRGSVKDRTQQGFPTLKLEGVNEAVVLQVFVGNDAGRVKPHGFYQACRVTGRNTTACKEVDIEGTTVIEVSLDPSNNMTLAVDCVGILKLRNADVEARIGVAGSKKKSTRARLVFRVNISRPDGSVLTLQTPSSPILCTQPAGVPEILKKSLHSCSVRGGEEVFIIGKNFLKDTKVIFQENVSDEKCWKAEAEIDMELFHQNHLIVKVPPYQNPAIASAVCVGIYVVTNAGRSHDVQPFTYTPEPVDISVKKEVPSPGKPCPFDQRMKVIDGALMPPMLPLVKREEVTPMEISSNLPSAGVFKRTPDVMCSAQQTLDMSSNLPTNNSPFSNSLPRPAKDPAESQTAVFNSAEALSTIQKQDIALTNSFPVPADSLLQPGPQQFLLEPREGLGQDRAGNNAGAVGRLSQQVEAPQPAPQQHQLPIFPPDDVAQLEQAVRQLQAKGYCSQQQQRQQQQIQQQQIQQQQQQQIQQQQQLQQQQLQQQQLQQQQQVQQQQVQQQQVQQQQVQQQQIQQQQIQQQQIQHQQIQHQQQQQHVLENLRQELFKSQMPMQCGIFQGGSLGENAEQQGSQQGMVQNHGSLFQQAQQQQRQQQKQQQQAALFQQANELLSIQTNFLHQTPSHPSPPLFHNPSPLAEAQDPQGALFHTQKASPTQDQVQATLFQNTLTVLSRTSLSPEQPPSAANLFLPQSALSGQLSASGSQQQQLAFLSALQTSAPEPQSVFQAQTQLSPIQQGTPMEQQQPSQPQPPQQNSIFQNISPHPPANTLSQTQQQQAGLLFCSKHLSTPEQPPSLLFSGQGQMPSMSSSSLNSQEPQNPSMLFSQASMVTVSQQESSEPMTFQDQSQVVGNPSEPRHHGLFQEQQPMQLITSSNNGPEQPISLFMPQSNISALQGCMAARELPQTGIFSTQNGVAGLQTTTSSPVQQPGSLFQTAVSGSLNQPSEAQQPGLFLFGIQNECGQLITSPGTTLSDQIIAISQSGQNQRESEAQIQSLLNQSMSESGSMQNSMTASQNMEKIDDLLVSLQEQGNNLTRSY
- the LOC139411448 gene encoding nuclear factor of activated T-cells 5-like isoform X4, whose translation is MTMGGPRSAFPTSSSSIVHSTTSATDQTSAHTGIAAPDEGVSSRAVAEMLGAEGGTGNSGSAGGGRAGGEKGGGAGSLGGGGRGGASQEAQQHHQMTPSKRRTVLNISPPPEDLFDDSRMSCQEDQLQDSEQSNSIWMDDSASNFSIVSSSSYNDNTEVPRKSRKRTPRQRPGPKPASAEEASMDVFDADSAKGPHFVLSQLGSDSKACTKGSSADGSQTTHQKCGTLASQFPQKSECKELKILVQPETQHRARYLTEGSRGSVKDRTQQGFPTLKLEGVNEAVVLQVFVGNDAGRVKPHGFYQACRVTGRNTTACKEVDIEGTTVIEVSLDPSNNMTLAVDCVGILKLRNADVEARIGVAGSKKKSTRARLVFRVNISRPDGSVLTLQTPSSPILCTQPAGVPEILKKSLHSCSVRGGEEVFIIGKNFLKDTKVIFQENVSDEKCWKAEAEIDMELFHQNHLIVKVPPYQNPAIASAVCVGIYVVTNAGRSHDVQPFTYTPEPVDISVKKEVPSPGKPCPFDQRMKVIDGALMPPMLPLVKREEVTPMEISSNLPSAGVFKRTPDVMCSAQQTLDMSSNLPTNNSPFSNSLPRPAKDPAESQTAVFNSAEALSTIQKQDIALTNSFPVPADSLLQPGPQQFLLEPREGLGQDRAGNNAGAVGRLSQQVEAPQPAPQQHQLPIFPPDDVAQLEQAVRQLQAKGYCSQQQQRQQQQIQQQQIQQQQQQQIQQQQQLQQQQLQQQQLQQQQQVQQQQVQQQQVQQQQVQQQQIQQQQIQQQQIQHQQIQHQQQQQHVLENLRQELFKSQMPMQCGIFQGGSLGENAEQQGSQQGMVQNHGSLFQQAQQQQRQQQKQQQQAALFQQANELLSIQTNFLHQTPSHPSPPLFHNPSPLAEAQDPQGALFHTQKASPTQDQVQATLFQNTLTVLSRTSLSPEQPPSAANLFLPQSALSGQLSASGSQQQQLAFLSALQTSAPEPQSVFQAQTQLSPIQQGTPMEQQQPSQPQPPQQNSIFQNISPHPPANTLSQTQQQQAGLLFCSKHLSTPEQPPSLLFSGQGQMPSMSSSSLNSQEPQNPSMLFSQASMVTVSQQESSEPMTFQDQSQVVGNPSEPRHHGLFQEQQPMQLITSSNNGPEQPISLFMPQSNISALQGCMAARELPQTGIFSTQNGVAGLQTTTSSPVQQPGSLFQTAVSGSLNQPSEAQQPGLFLFGIQNECGQLITSPGTTLSDQIIAISQSGQNQRESEAQIQSLLNQSMSESGSMQNSMTASQNMEKIDDLLVSLQEQGNNLTRSY
- the LOC139411448 gene encoding nuclear factor of activated T-cells 5-like isoform X3, which gives rise to MSQKSGGEAVPPPSAALDSDATNVSSSMTMGGPRSAFPTSSSSIVHSTTSATDQTSAHTGIAAPDEGVSSRAVAEMLGAEGGTGNSGSAGGGRAGGEKGGGAGSLGGGGRGGASQEAQQHHQMTPSKRRTVLNISPPPEDLFDDSRMSCQEDQLQDSEQSNSIWMDDSASNFSIVSSSSYNDNTEVPRKSRKRTPRQRPGPKPASAEEASMDVFDADSAKGPHFVLSQLGSDSKACTKGSSADGSQTTHQKCGTLASQFPQKSECKELKILVQPETQHRARYLTEGSRGSVKDRTQQGFPTLKLEGVNEAVVLQVFVGNDAGRVKPHGFYQACRVTGRNTTACKEVDIEGTTVIEVSLDPSNNMTLAVDCVGILKLRNADVEARIGVAGSKKKSTRARLVFRVNISRPDGSVLTLQTPSSPILCTQPAGVPEILKKSLHSCSVRGGEEVFIIGKNFLKDTKVIFQENVSDEKCWKAEAEIDMELFHQNHLIVKVPPYQNPAIASAVCVGIYVVTNAGRSHDVQPFTYTPEPVDISVKKEVPSPGKPCPFDQRMKVIDGALMPPMLPLVKREEVTPMEISSNLPSAGVFKRTPDVMCSAQQTLDMSSNLPTNNSPFSNSLPRPAKDPAESQTAVFNSAEALSTIQKQDIALTNSFPVPADSLLQPGPQQFLLEPREGLGQDRAGNNAGAVGRLSQQVEAPQPAPQQHQLPIFPPDDVAQLEQAVRQLQAKGYCSQQQQRQQQQIQQQQIQQQQQQQIQQQQQLQQQQLQQQQLQQQQQVQQQQVQQQQVQQQQVQQQQIQQQQIQQQQIQHQQIQHQQQQQHVLENLRQELFKSQMPMQCGIFQGGSLGENAEQQGSQQGMVQNHGSLFQQAQQQQRQQQKQQQQAALFQQANELLSIQTNFLHQTPSHPSPPLFHNPSPLAEAQDPQGALFHTQKASPTQDQVQATLFQNTLTVLSRTSLSPEQPPSAANLFLPQSALSGQLSASGSQQQQLAFLSALQTSAPEPQSVFQAQTQLSPIQQGTPMEQQQPSQPQPPQQNSIFQNISPHPPANTLSQTQQQQAGLLFCSKHLSTPEQPPSLLFSGQGQMPSMSSSSLNSQEPQNPSMLFSQASMVTVSQQESSEPMTFQDQSQVVGNPSEPRHHGLFQEQQPMQLITSSNNGPEQPISLFMPQSNISALQGCMAARELPQTGIFSTQNGVAGLQTTTSSPVQQPGSLFQTAVSGSLNQPSEAQQPGLFLFGIQNECGQLITSPGTTLSDQIIAISQSGQNQRESEAQIQSLLNQSMSESGSMQNSMTASQNMEKIDDLLVSLQEQGNNLTRSY